In Sebaldella termitidis ATCC 33386, one DNA window encodes the following:
- a CDS encoding XRE family transcriptional regulator — protein sequence MDKIERVTKKIRSRREELGLRLEDVANSLKRQGVEITISGLHRIESGGRQKLDANLLVGLSNILDYNFFDMLGWKAPKENSNYSIKEKEKILVKIHTYDSSKAGRIDLENFTEEALMVEDEISNSVNEGIIIKIKGNFMQPHFYEGDVLLIEKEKFENWQELDRKIVLYEFDGETYIRKVLFENAKGYLIAFNNRLYENIEINEKITYIGRVRKQINIRDLDNIEF from the coding sequence ATGGATAAAATAGAGAGAGTAACTAAAAAAATTAGAAGCAGAAGAGAAGAATTAGGGTTAAGATTGGAAGATGTCGCAAATAGTTTAAAAAGACAAGGAGTAGAAATTACTATTTCAGGCTTACATAGAATTGAAAGTGGAGGAAGACAAAAACTGGATGCAAATTTATTAGTAGGCCTGTCTAATATTTTAGACTATAATTTTTTTGATATGTTAGGTTGGAAAGCTCCAAAAGAAAATAGTAACTATTCAATTAAGGAAAAAGAGAAAATTTTGGTAAAAATACATACTTATGACTCAAGTAAAGCTGGGAGGATTGACCTAGAAAATTTCACAGAGGAGGCTTTAATGGTTGAGGACGAAATTAGTAATAGTGTGAACGAAGGAATTATTATAAAAATAAAAGGTAATTTTATGCAGCCACATTTCTATGAAGGAGATGTGTTACTAATTGAGAAAGAGAAATTTGAAAATTGGCAGGAATTAGACAGAAAGATTGTATTATATGAATTTGATGGGGAAACTTATATAAGAAAAGTGTTGTTTGAAAATGCAAAAGGGTATTTAATAGCTTTTAACAACAGGCTTTATGAGAATATAGAGATAAATGAAAAAATAACATATATAGGGAGGGTGAGAAAACAAATCAATATAAGGGATCTTGACAATATAGAATTTTAA
- a CDS encoding DUF3592 domain-containing protein, whose protein sequence is MEKTIGIVITIIIGLIFITIGVYFRKKDEKLKENGVKSQAKILEKKIGIRNRAYVTVEYTVEYKVIIKRIVTARSIYKSYPFNEGEKTIIYYDKKDPKSFCFENDKRHIAISNIFFCAGGLEIIVAILSFFLN, encoded by the coding sequence ATGGAAAAAACTATAGGAATAGTAATAACTATTATAATAGGATTAATATTTATAACGATAGGGGTGTATTTCCGAAAAAAAGATGAGAAATTAAAAGAGAATGGAGTAAAGTCACAAGCTAAAATACTTGAAAAAAAGATTGGAATTAGGAATAGGGCATATGTAACCGTAGAGTATACTGTAGAATACAAAGTAATAATAAAAAGAATAGTTACAGCAAGGTCAATATATAAGTCATATCCATTTAATGAAGGTGAAAAAACAATTATTTATTATGACAAAAAAGATCCTAAATCTTTTTGTTTTGAAAATGATAAAAGACATATCGCAATATCAAACATATTTTTTTGTGCAGGGGGTCTGGAAATAATTGTAGCAATTTTGAGTTTTTTTCTAAATTAA
- a CDS encoding DUF1351 domain-containing protein: protein MDEFQLETKVTQQIAIQTNIEKLDTFLEEIRNKYAGTIVTEDIVTSSKKDRANLNKIVAKLKEAKKYVEEKGKEGISEFLEKIDSAVKEISDISNSIDVQIKSFEEEEKEKKVKLATAAKSKILAEMNIPEEIHEFIKLDSKITNKTFTLKKIEEDITIKASKNHDKYNYILKEIEKNNANLINKITFDDVKSIFDTEISNIIPRIETTANFRRAQEEKVKEKAAKEKQEAVEKALEEERKKIDKDIEKESIERPVRNTDDFEKNLTFDNRKKISSKDDYTALVIKIANSDIQKAIRLKNFLDNEEIEYDKYSIPKFTNEKIQISKNEYYEDAAEENSLLYVSEEYGESRRWSITKYIYYRRESDGRIFGYWKEEPATEMQEGGDFASSDCFYEVEQKIIKNL, encoded by the coding sequence ATGGATGAATTTCAGCTGGAGACCAAAGTTACACAACAAATAGCAATACAAACCAATATTGAAAAACTGGATACTTTTCTTGAAGAAATAAGAAATAAATATGCTGGTACAATTGTTACAGAAGATATTGTGACCTCTTCCAAAAAAGACCGGGCAAATTTAAATAAAATAGTGGCTAAACTAAAAGAAGCCAAAAAATATGTTGAGGAAAAAGGAAAAGAAGGGATATCTGAATTTTTAGAGAAAATAGACTCTGCTGTAAAAGAAATATCTGATATAAGCAATAGTATAGATGTCCAGATAAAAAGCTTCGAAGAAGAAGAAAAAGAGAAAAAAGTAAAACTTGCTACTGCTGCCAAATCTAAAATTCTGGCAGAAATGAATATACCGGAAGAAATTCACGAATTCATTAAACTGGATAGTAAAATTACCAATAAAACTTTCACTCTTAAGAAAATCGAAGAAGATATAACTATTAAAGCCAGTAAAAATCATGATAAGTATAACTATATCCTGAAAGAAATTGAAAAAAATAATGCTAACCTGATTAATAAAATCACTTTTGATGATGTCAAGTCTATCTTTGATACTGAAATTAGTAATATTATTCCAAGAATAGAAACTACTGCTAACTTCAGAAGAGCTCAGGAAGAAAAAGTTAAAGAAAAGGCTGCCAAAGAAAAACAGGAAGCTGTTGAAAAAGCTCTTGAGGAAGAACGAAAGAAAATAGATAAAGATATTGAGAAAGAAAGTATTGAACGTCCTGTTAGAAATACTGATGACTTTGAAAAAAATCTTACATTTGATAACAGAAAAAAGATATCTTCAAAGGATGATTACACAGCATTAGTTATAAAAATAGCTAATTCTGATATTCAAAAAGCTATAAGACTTAAGAATTTTCTTGATAATGAAGAAATCGAATATGATAAATACTCTATTCCAAAATTCACGAATGAAAAAATTCAAATAAGCAAAAATGAATATTATGAAGATGCTGCTGAAGAAAATAGCCTACTTTATGTAAGTGAAGAATATGGGGAATCACGTAGATGGAGTATTACAAAATATATTTATTACCGAAGGGAAAGTGACGGCAGAATCTTTGGTTACTGGAAAGAAGAACCCGCAACAGAAATGCAGGAAGGCGGAGACTTTGCAAGCTCCGATTGCTTTTATGAGGTAGAACAAAAAATAATCAAAAATTTATAG
- a CDS encoding tetratricopeptide repeat protein has translation MKRRIATVLLIILASIAIVGEQTAPAGGEPPAAGGGAKPQSGGGAKPESQVKTENEIDQIIQSELNNINNTDTAATTTTTTTTSTVDTGTTPTIGGDEASDGSKFKVYDNYEKAIKTNPSSGAIFRLCNLYFRDGLYERALSLAKQDNARDIRNLYVVALSSRLMGNFDQSIQYYNEILARYPNFLEAHLGLGIAYKSKRDFKRAVEYLKTYNNSRRDENVNREIALLNNIINGTLN, from the coding sequence ATGAAAAGAAGAATAGCAACGGTTTTATTGATTATTTTAGCATCAATTGCGATAGTCGGAGAACAAACTGCACCTGCAGGTGGAGAACCACCGGCTGCCGGCGGAGGTGCCAAGCCGCAGAGCGGAGGCGGAGCGAAACCGGAATCACAGGTAAAAACAGAGAATGAAATAGATCAGATAATTCAGTCAGAATTAAACAATATAAATAATACTGATACAGCAGCAACGACAACAACGACAACTACTACTTCCACTGTTGATACAGGAACTACTCCTACTATCGGCGGTGACGAAGCTTCAGACGGATCGAAGTTTAAAGTATACGATAACTATGAAAAAGCGATAAAAACCAATCCTAGTTCCGGAGCGATATTCAGACTGTGTAATCTGTATTTCAGAGACGGTCTTTATGAAAGAGCCTTGAGTCTGGCAAAACAGGATAATGCAAGAGATATAAGAAACCTTTATGTTGTGGCACTCTCATCAAGACTTATGGGGAATTTTGACCAGTCAATACAGTATTATAATGAAATACTGGCAAGATACCCGAACTTCCTTGAAGCACATCTGGGTCTTGGAATCGCATATAAGTCAAAAAGAGATTTTAAAAGAGCTGTAGAATATCTGAAAACTTATAATAACTCAAGAAGAGATGAAAATGTAAATAGAGAAATTGCTCTTTTGAACAATATAATAAATGGAACTCTTAATTAA
- a CDS encoding recombinase family protein gives MKYVAIYARISRDDLSDEEMKLSREKVLSLSKIKDRIKTLTTEFEENREPDWILENVYWDIESGYSSEREDLIKMFNKVERGLINVVFIKEIGRVARDPLISIPLINLAEAQKIELYSLRLGKYETKTRQMWMFDVFYNDAEYHMTKDRYKIETLSKAKQGFKLTGVPLGYKMIDKIPIVQEKEADIVKEMFQLALKGESLNNIAKKHNMGYTTVKQILMNKTYIGINVYGKYIYFQGKRIKTNDDIIEVPGNWESIIDHDTFYSVQEIIEKRSFKKIRITDNEKYLLGGVVFCYCGWKLYGTTLRNNQYYVCSNKKICRCKMKRADVLEKEVIKKIEDEISNLDHDVYDPNSKIRIRLNQLLNDNIKLENDKNDLAHKFIKVKNNDFMIDKILEEQSKIDNSILSNTEEIKRLQYILSSEQATENKKDILKKVIDFYYEKDRIKLKKLLQLAIEVRFENNYRFEIYFL, from the coding sequence ATGAAATATGTAGCAATATATGCAAGAATCTCACGTGATGATCTATCAGACGAGGAAATGAAACTATCACGTGAGAAAGTTTTAAGCCTGTCTAAAATAAAGGACCGAATTAAAACACTTACTACAGAATTTGAAGAAAACAGAGAACCAGACTGGATTTTAGAAAATGTCTACTGGGATATTGAAAGTGGCTACTCTTCTGAAAGAGAAGATTTAATAAAAATGTTTAATAAAGTTGAAAGAGGTCTTATAAACGTAGTATTTATCAAAGAAATCGGAAGAGTGGCCCGGGATCCTCTGATCTCTATCCCGTTAATTAATTTAGCTGAAGCCCAGAAAATAGAACTTTATTCATTAAGGCTTGGAAAGTATGAAACTAAAACAAGGCAGATGTGGATGTTCGATGTATTTTATAACGATGCTGAATATCATATGACTAAAGACCGGTATAAAATAGAAACACTTAGCAAAGCCAAACAGGGCTTTAAATTAACCGGTGTCCCGCTTGGATATAAAATGATTGATAAAATACCAATTGTTCAGGAAAAAGAAGCTGATATAGTAAAAGAAATGTTTCAGTTAGCTTTAAAAGGAGAAAGCTTAAATAATATTGCTAAAAAACATAATATGGGTTACACCACTGTTAAGCAGATCCTTATGAATAAAACATATATTGGTATTAATGTATACGGTAAATATATCTATTTTCAAGGCAAAAGAATTAAAACAAATGATGATATTATTGAAGTTCCCGGTAACTGGGAAAGTATAATTGATCATGATACCTTCTACTCTGTTCAGGAAATCATTGAAAAAAGAAGTTTTAAAAAAATCCGGATAACAGATAATGAAAAATATTTATTAGGTGGAGTCGTATTTTGCTACTGTGGCTGGAAACTTTACGGAACAACTTTAAGGAACAACCAATATTATGTCTGTTCTAATAAAAAAATCTGCCGGTGTAAAATGAAAAGGGCAGATGTATTAGAGAAAGAAGTTATTAAAAAAATTGAAGATGAAATATCAAATTTGGATCATGATGTTTATGATCCAAACTCTAAAATACGAATTAGACTGAATCAGCTTCTGAATGATAATATAAAACTCGAGAATGATAAAAATGATCTTGCCCATAAATTTATCAAAGTTAAAAATAACGACTTTATGATTGATAAGATCCTGGAAGAACAAAGTAAAATCGACAATAGTATTCTTTCTAATACTGAAGAGATTAAAAGACTCCAGTATATTCTGTCCAGTGAACAAGCTACAGAAAATAAAAAGGATATCTTAAAAAAAGTAATTGATTTTTACTATGAGAAAGACAGAATTAAACTAAAAAAATTACTTCAACTGGCAATTGAAGTAAGATTTGAAAATAATTACAGATTTGAGATTTATTTTTTGTAA
- a CDS encoding replicative DNA helicase yields the protein MVNIELEKGILGKIIILPYLLAESLDKGLKEEYFLNEQTNIIFKKMLKVFDVNSKFDPSLLKLEQKKMIELGDYSTNVVHIDLAIKQLKENYRNSVLDNKIRNILTNDKKETAEKQSEIMAVIDGLQNFETEQNKFYDMKELSTQWWKSLENKKVDGIRTSYKDLDNYFIFESGSLVTVGARPAVGKTAFGLNLASRNAVKESVLYVNLEMSTNQISNRILSSMSGVSLKKIINKTLNDEEAGKIASKMEIFENLNLSLLDCRDSDFTSIVQKIRRMYEKKQFKLIVIDYLTLLHVKKYKDRNTEVEYMSNRLKLLATELNTCIVILAQLNRQVELRADKKPVLSDLRDSGGIEQASNVVMFLYRADYYYGKDEEEPKPYSSLEVLIRKNRNGQTGNVVLAYNKETQSIVNAKVQMKIGEDMDEKRRLYE from the coding sequence TTGGTTAACATAGAACTGGAAAAAGGAATACTGGGGAAAATAATAATACTGCCGTATTTACTGGCGGAAAGTCTTGATAAGGGCCTAAAAGAAGAGTATTTTTTGAATGAACAAACAAATATAATATTCAAAAAAATGCTGAAAGTTTTTGATGTAAATTCAAAATTTGACCCCAGTCTTTTAAAACTGGAACAAAAGAAAATGATAGAGCTTGGGGATTACTCGACTAATGTTGTTCATATAGATCTTGCCATTAAACAGCTAAAAGAAAATTATAGAAATTCTGTATTAGATAATAAAATCCGTAATATTCTTACGAACGATAAAAAAGAAACTGCAGAGAAGCAGAGTGAGATAATGGCTGTTATTGACGGATTACAGAATTTTGAAACTGAACAAAATAAATTTTATGATATGAAGGAGTTATCAACACAATGGTGGAAGTCATTGGAAAATAAGAAAGTAGACGGGATAAGAACAAGTTATAAGGATCTCGATAATTATTTTATATTTGAATCAGGAAGTCTTGTGACTGTTGGTGCAAGACCAGCAGTGGGAAAAACAGCCTTTGGACTTAATCTGGCTTCAAGAAATGCAGTAAAAGAAAGTGTTCTTTATGTAAATCTCGAGATGAGTACGAACCAGATAAGTAACAGAATACTGTCAAGCATGAGTGGTGTATCGCTGAAAAAAATAATAAATAAAACACTGAATGATGAAGAAGCAGGCAAAATAGCAAGTAAGATGGAAATATTTGAAAATTTAAATTTAAGCTTATTAGATTGTCGGGATAGTGATTTTACTTCAATAGTTCAAAAGATTCGGAGAATGTACGAGAAAAAACAGTTTAAACTGATTGTAATAGACTACCTGACGTTGCTGCATGTGAAAAAATATAAAGACCGGAATACAGAGGTTGAGTATATGTCCAACAGGCTAAAATTACTGGCTACTGAATTAAATACGTGCATTGTAATATTAGCTCAGCTGAACAGACAGGTGGAACTAAGGGCAGATAAAAAGCCAGTATTGTCAGATTTAAGAGATTCCGGGGGAATAGAGCAGGCAAGTAATGTTGTCATGTTTTTATACAGGGCTGATTATTATTACGGAAAAGACGAGGAAGAGCCCAAACCTTATTCTTCACTGGAAGTATTGATAAGGAAAAACAGAAACGGGCAAACTGGAAATGTGGTCTTAGCTTATAACAAAGAAACACAGTCAATCGTAAATGCAAAAGTTCAAATGAAGATCGGGGAGGATATGGATGAAAAGCGTAGACTCTATGAATAA
- a CDS encoding putative HNHc nuclease, translated as MALAEITKNKILLTVPVQEVTPDIKTELEEVLNNYPIEVIPKKMMSIEQMRLIYVLFHQWAEEEAGGDYLYIKDVLIGEFCSKYEIPGFSTSPYKANTLDMETATQFIQFIIELGIQENRVLYIRDKNQNYKHIRTIVPDIQKYVIACLRNRVCAICGKRHDEYNTVELHHWKSVASAVGTYENDDGLSTPFISLCTEHHQEFHHRGVESFKDKYHIEGVYLNEKLVIELKEIYTNHFKAFKEK; from the coding sequence ATGGCTTTAGCAGAAATAACAAAAAATAAAATACTTTTAACTGTACCGGTTCAGGAAGTCACTCCGGATATTAAAACAGAACTTGAAGAAGTCCTGAATAATTATCCAATTGAAGTAATTCCTAAAAAAATGATGTCAATTGAGCAGATGAGACTTATTTATGTTCTGTTTCATCAATGGGCCGAAGAAGAAGCAGGAGGAGATTATTTATATATAAAAGATGTTTTGATAGGAGAGTTCTGTAGTAAATATGAAATTCCGGGATTTTCTACGAGTCCATATAAAGCTAATACTCTGGACATGGAAACAGCAACACAGTTTATTCAGTTCATTATTGAGCTTGGTATTCAGGAGAACAGGGTATTGTATATAAGGGATAAAAATCAAAACTATAAACACATCAGGACTATAGTTCCGGATATCCAGAAATATGTGATAGCTTGTCTTAGAAACCGGGTATGTGCGATATGTGGGAAAAGGCATGATGAATATAATACTGTGGAATTACATCACTGGAAGTCGGTTGCTTCAGCTGTAGGGACTTATGAAAATGATGATGGGCTTAGTACACCTTTTATATCATTGTGTACAGAGCACCATCAGGAGTTTCATCATAGAGGAGTGGAAAGTTTTAAGGATAAGTATCATATTGAGGGTGTATATTTGAACGAGAAATTAGTTATAGAGCTTAAAGAGATTTATACTAATCATTTTAAGGCTTTTAAAGAGAAATAA
- the bet gene encoding phage recombination protein Bet, producing the protein MRVENNINSNEKDKQTMIFKVGNDQVKLNPGIVRKYLVNGQGAVTDQEIVYFMHLCKSRQLNPFIKEAYLIKYGHEPATMVVARDALEKRAIKNVQYNGKKVGIYVMNKETNELIKRDGTIYIKETEKLIGAWCTVYRKDWENPVSVEVNLDEYIGRKKDGTVNANWTNKPVTMVTKVAKAQALREAFIEELEGMYEQEEVNVNLNDISEAEIITDDIEDIQDNTNEKSNDLTADDIF; encoded by the coding sequence ATGAGAGTAGAGAATAACATCAACAGTAATGAAAAAGATAAACAGACAATGATATTCAAAGTTGGAAATGATCAGGTAAAACTAAATCCGGGTATTGTAAGAAAATATCTTGTGAACGGCCAGGGAGCTGTAACTGATCAGGAAATTGTATATTTTATGCATCTGTGTAAATCGAGACAGTTAAATCCTTTTATCAAAGAAGCTTATCTTATTAAATATGGTCATGAACCTGCTACAATGGTAGTCGCAAGAGATGCACTTGAAAAGCGTGCCATCAAAAATGTACAATACAATGGTAAAAAAGTCGGAATATATGTTATGAACAAAGAAACTAATGAACTCATCAAAAGAGATGGTACCATATACATAAAAGAAACTGAAAAACTTATCGGAGCATGGTGTACTGTTTATCGTAAAGACTGGGAAAATCCTGTCAGTGTAGAAGTTAATCTTGATGAATACATCGGAAGAAAGAAAGACGGCACTGTTAATGCTAACTGGACCAATAAACCGGTGACCATGGTCACAAAAGTCGCCAAGGCACAAGCCTTGAGAGAAGCATTTATTGAAGAACTTGAGGGAATGTATGAACAGGAAGAAGTAAACGTAAATTTAAATGATATTTCTGAAGCTGAAATTATTACTGATGATATAGAAGATATACAAGATAACACTAATGAAAAAAGTAATGATTTAACTGCAGATGATATTTTTTAA
- a CDS encoding DUF3592 domain-containing protein, giving the protein MEKLRKTEFYRQLFHKLKEKHRQKEVENMEIIFGMTGTLFLGLMFLAAGRFFLEKEKKLKITGIKTTAKITEKKSGYRKSLLLTVEYTADNKVIKKKITTSRFLFSLEKGDEVTIFYNKNKPENFCFENDKRYIVRSGLFFFAGLMEILASIAAFFTWILK; this is encoded by the coding sequence ATGGAAAAGCTGCGAAAAACTGAATTTTACAGACAGCTGTTTCATAAGCTGAAAGAAAAACACAGACAGAAAGAAGTTGAAAATATGGAAATAATATTTGGAATGACAGGAACACTGTTTTTAGGACTCATGTTTTTGGCAGCAGGAAGATTTTTCCTTGAAAAAGAGAAAAAATTAAAAATAACAGGAATTAAAACAACAGCAAAAATAACAGAAAAGAAGTCGGGATATAGAAAAAGCTTGCTGCTGACAGTAGAATACACAGCTGATAATAAAGTGATAAAAAAGAAAATTACAACAAGCAGATTTTTATTTTCATTAGAAAAAGGCGACGAGGTAACTATTTTTTATAATAAAAATAAGCCTGAAAATTTTTGTTTTGAAAATGATAAAAGATATATTGTGCGTTCAGGCCTCTTCTTTTTTGCGGGACTAATGGAAATACTGGCATCAATTGCAGCATTTTTTACTTGGATATTAAAGTAA
- a CDS encoding DNA-processing protein DprA has translation MGWINLREFGIKDSLILKFMKEFKSFESFIRDENLRILDRDIRAKVLLAALHDNRKFYEKLQESNIRLLEYTSDDYPENLRNIQDPPLFLYVAGKIKFGERNIGVVGTRRNTIYGKVSCESILKELLEYDVNIVSGLALGIDTIAHEFTLKKNCCCIGVVGSGLDKIFPYESRKLWERIPENGMLISEYPPGSEPLKWNFPRRNRIIAGLSQGILLCESYEKGGGLVNSRFQRK, from the coding sequence ATGGGGTGGATAAACTTAAGGGAGTTTGGAATAAAGGACTCCCTCATATTAAAATTTATGAAAGAATTCAAAAGCTTTGAATCATTTATCAGAGATGAAAATCTCAGAATATTGGACAGAGATATAAGAGCAAAGGTTTTACTCGCAGCTTTGCATGATAACAGAAAATTTTATGAAAAACTGCAAGAGAGTAATATCCGTTTGCTAGAATATACAAGTGATGATTATCCGGAAAATCTGAGAAATATACAGGATCCGCCGCTTTTCCTTTACGTTGCCGGAAAGATAAAATTCGGTGAAAGAAATATCGGGGTGGTAGGAACCAGAAGAAATACAATTTATGGAAAGGTTTCCTGTGAAAGTATATTAAAGGAATTACTGGAATATGATGTGAACATAGTCAGCGGTCTGGCACTTGGAATAGACACCATTGCCCATGAATTCACACTAAAGAAAAACTGCTGCTGTATCGGCGTAGTAGGAAGCGGACTGGATAAAATATTTCCTTATGAAAGCAGAAAATTATGGGAAAGAATACCTGAAAACGGAATGTTAATAAGTGAGTATCCGCCGGGAAGCGAACCTCTGAAATGGAATTTTCCAAGAAGAAACAGAATTATTGCAGGACTTTCGCAGGGGATACTTTTATGTGAGAGCTATGAGAAGGGAGGAGGTCTAGTAAATAGTCGCTTCCAGAGGAAATAA
- the xseA gene encoding exodeoxyribonuclease VII large subunit codes for MEAGIFTVSELNRAVKEYLEGTRAFKNIYIQGEISNITYYKSGHLYFTLKDNKSSVKCAVFRYMIKGVPRDLKEGDQVKLLGSATLYEQGGSFQVIGEHLEKQNKLGELYEKFEKLKKYYFELGYFNEEIKKKLPKVPLNIGVVTAETGAAIRDIINTAHKRFRNVNIYLYPSRVQGEGAAYEVARGIEIFNRENVRERLDLDFIIIGRGGGSIEDLWAFNEEPVIEAVYKSDLPVISAVGHEIDNLLSDLTADIRAATPTQAIEISVPLKSDLIQELEYRKNLLNKHLMNEIALMKNNLEKRKSNYIIRNFLNILIEKKMMMIDKENRLNKSLKYKIAASSEKLTMTKKLLSKIKLEDKIKEKKEELTDMERILTKLITEKIKEYKNNLEYKKAVAAKYNSGEILKQGYTLTKYKGKLIVKKESLKKDDEITTVFSDGEIKSIVR; via the coding sequence ATGGAAGCAGGAATTTTTACCGTAAGTGAATTAAACAGAGCAGTAAAAGAATATCTTGAAGGCACGCGGGCTTTTAAGAATATTTATATACAGGGGGAGATATCCAATATCACTTATTATAAAAGCGGACACCTGTATTTTACTTTGAAGGACAATAAATCAAGTGTGAAATGTGCTGTATTCAGATATATGATAAAAGGAGTTCCTAGGGATCTGAAGGAAGGGGATCAGGTAAAGCTCCTCGGGAGTGCTACTTTATACGAACAGGGAGGATCTTTTCAGGTAATCGGGGAACATCTTGAAAAGCAGAATAAGCTGGGTGAGCTTTATGAAAAATTTGAAAAGCTGAAAAAATATTATTTTGAATTAGGATATTTTAATGAGGAAATCAAGAAGAAACTTCCTAAAGTACCATTGAATATTGGGGTAGTTACAGCAGAAACAGGAGCAGCCATAAGGGATATTATTAATACAGCGCATAAGAGATTTCGCAATGTAAATATATATTTATATCCTTCCAGGGTTCAGGGAGAAGGAGCCGCATATGAGGTAGCACGGGGGATAGAAATTTTTAACAGGGAAAATGTCAGGGAAAGACTGGATCTCGATTTTATAATAATCGGGAGAGGCGGAGGAAGTATAGAAGATCTCTGGGCCTTTAATGAAGAGCCTGTAATAGAAGCAGTATATAAATCTGATCTGCCCGTAATATCAGCTGTTGGTCATGAAATAGACAATCTTCTGTCTGATCTGACAGCAGATATAAGAGCAGCAACCCCTACACAGGCAATAGAAATTTCAGTGCCGCTGAAAAGTGATCTGATACAGGAACTGGAGTACAGAAAAAATCTTTTGAATAAGCATCTTATGAATGAAATTGCACTAATGAAAAATAATCTGGAGAAGAGAAAATCAAATTATATTATAAGAAATTTCCTGAATATACTCATTGAGAAAAAAATGATGATGATAGATAAGGAAAATCGTCTGAACAAAAGTCTGAAGTATAAGATTGCTGCCAGCAGTGAAAAGCTTACAATGACAAAAAAGCTGCTTTCAAAAATTAAGCTGGAAGACAAAATAAAAGAGAAAAAAGAAGAACTGACAGATATGGAAAGGATATTGACAAAGCTGATTACCGAAAAAATAAAGGAATACAAAAATAATTTAGAGTATAAAAAGGCAGTAGCAGCAAAATATAATTCCGGTGAAATATTGAAACAGGGTTATACCCTTACAAAGTATAAGGGGAAATTAATAGTAAAAAAGGAAAGTCTGAAAAAAGATGATGAAATTACAACTGTATTTTCAGACGGGGAGATAAAAAGTATTGTTCGGTAG
- a CDS encoding serine/threonine-protein kinase: MYGRIIEEIIKESNGRLQIENIIVQAGQKVVWKGIHSDHGEVVLKLGDYNIRIEQEYEIIQSIKNENFPKIYDFQNRRGIFYILEEYIPNGSLSDIKNKILYQSEEKIIELLKDIVIQMTPIWEKNIVHRDLKPANILIRENGTPVVIDFGIAKKEERNITKIYGVTPKTLIYAPPEQYNEIKKDMIDLRTDFYSLGIIALELILGHHPFFINGEFLEDKFLNCEYEFNKTVSDDFKKLISKLANKKIYKRFRNSKIFYEFLLDMEGNYYEN, from the coding sequence ATGTATGGAAGAATAATAGAGGAAATTATTAAAGAAAGTAATGGTAGATTACAAATTGAGAATATTATTGTGCAAGCTGGCCAAAAAGTGGTGTGGAAAGGAATACATAGCGATCATGGTGAGGTTGTTTTGAAGCTAGGAGATTATAACATCAGGATAGAACAAGAATATGAGATTATACAAAGTATAAAAAATGAAAATTTTCCTAAGATATACGACTTTCAAAATCGAAGAGGAATTTTTTACATTTTAGAAGAGTATATCCCAAATGGTTCATTAAGTGATATTAAAAATAAAATTTTATATCAAAGTGAGGAAAAAATAATAGAACTGTTAAAAGATATAGTAATTCAAATGACACCAATTTGGGAGAAAAATATAGTTCATAGAGATTTAAAACCTGCTAATATTCTAATTCGGGAAAATGGAACTCCTGTAGTAATTGATTTTGGGATAGCCAAAAAAGAAGAAAGGAATATTACAAAGATATATGGTGTTACACCAAAGACATTAATATATGCTCCACCGGAACAGTATAATGAAATAAAGAAAGATATGATTGATTTAAGAACGGATTTTTATTCTTTAGGAATAATAGCTTTAGAGTTAATTTTAGGGCATCATCCATTTTTTATTAATGGAGAATTTTTAGAAGATAAATTTTTAAACTGCGAATATGAGTTCAATAAAACTGTTTCAGATGATTTTAAAAAATTAATAAGTAAATTAGCTAATAAAAAAATATATAAAAGATTTCGAAATTCAAAGATTTTTTATGAATTTTTACTTGATATGGAGGGAAATTATTATGAAAATTAA